The DNA window tttttcatttagacgttaatataaaaatgatgCTCAGCACAAGTGCCACCGTAAGATACAAGAAAGTGCGGATGTCATGAAACGTTAAATCAGGCCAATCTAAAATCACAAAGTAGCAAGAGAGTGACATACCTCAAACCGAAGCATACCACGTAGTTTACCACCCAAATCAAGGACCAGTCCATGTCTACGAATTTGATGGACCTTGGCACTGACCTTTGTCTTAAGTTTCAAATTCCTTGCACTAACACAACTCTCAACTTCAGTTTCCTCATTTTTCACTTTATTTTTAGGATGTGAAGGCATATTGGCACTTGAGACAGTAGAAGGAGAGTTGTCCTTTTTAGGCGGCTTTGTTTTTGACTTACGAGCTCGTTTTGAAGCCGGGGAATTTTCAGTTTCGTTCTTGGAACCTTGACTCGGATCAGCGGCTTTTTCCTCCTCGTCACAATCTTCAATACTTCGAATTAGAAATGCTGGCGATGATGAAGTCGTAGAGTCTACGACATTGCTATTCGCTGAAAACTCTGTCACGGGTGTCTTCTTATCTTGTCCATCAGACACATTGTCAACTGATGCCCAAACCTTAGGCTTTTCTTTCACGTTAGGAACAGATCCTTCCACAATATTCGTCTCAGATCTTACATGGGGTGTACTGGCTTTAAGAGAGAGTTTAATGTTACCACGAACATCTCGACCTATGCACATCAAAGAAAGCTGCTGGCCAACAGATACTACATCTGAAACTTTGGAGACCTGGTCAAATATATTCAAAAAGATTTAACAATGTAACCTAAAATGAAGGAGAAACAAAAATTAACACGTACAGGTTATTAGTTTAATCCGAATTTACTATATAATAAAGCCAGTTTtcttgaaatcaatttctcaattgGCAGCAACTTTAGAACATGTGAGAATTGAGAATGTTGATACCAGTCAGTCTCGATTACATAAGATCAGCAATAAGCCAATACCTGATTAACAGAGCCATCAAATTATAACCCTTACTCCCTCAGCGACTACTCAGAATTTGTACTAAAGAAGTCAAATAAGTGTGTTAAGATGATAAAACTATTGTTGAAGCCTCGCCCAATAGCTTGAGCTTTTAGGTGGAATGGTTAttgacatggtatcagagcctctATGACCGAAAGGTCTAGAGTTCAAACCTTAGCAAACcccatttgattaattaaaatatttgagcaCAAGGTGAGGTGGGCTAGTGTACTTGTTGGTTCACGTTTCAAGCCCAGTGAGTATGAATCAAGCCCAGTGAATATGAATCGTGTGGGGGTGTGTTAAGATAATAAAACTATTGTTGAAGACTCACCCAGTAGCTTGATCTTTTGGGTGGAACGGTTATTTGACAAAGTGGATGCCATGAATTTGAGAGAGTGAGTTTCACACATTGAGCTTcaacaaaaaagtaaaaggaaaGCAAGAAACAAACATTGGAGGCAATAATTTACCATGTTATACTTACCGGTTTATGTGATAACTCAGAAATATGTAGCAAACCCTGCTGGCCTCCATTAAATTCAACAAAAGCACCATATTCTTTTATTGACATTACAACGCCTTTGTAAACTCCGCCAATTTCAAGTTCACGGCCAATTATGAAATCAATCTGAAATACAGAATGAAGAAGCAATAGCACTTAAGACTTAAAACAAGAATAAAATCCATCTTAACCACACATCAAGTGGCTATAAGGATATTTTGTAAGTACTATTTGATGATAAAGGCGTAATATATGATAATAGAGGGCCATCTTGCAATGATTTTGAGACTCTAAATAATTGTCAAAGTTGGTGCTTGAGAAATGTACAACTTGGCTGCACAAAGAGCACTGTAAAAAGAAATAGGTGCATTTCCAAGAGCATAAGGAGTAGCATGAAATAACTGGTAAATTTACCAGAAGTAATTATGCTCCTATGAAAATATAACACCTGAGCAAAATCTAACACGTCAAAGGGAGAATACTTAAATTTCCAAGATCAAAATTTTCACCAAGCTATGACAATTTTTTCTGTGCTAAACTCCTGTTGCTGATGATTTTAAGACAAACTTATATCCAGTGATTGTTTAAGAAAATGTCCATTGAAGATAATTAGGTCATTACCCTCCTTATCCATCTCTCGGATGAACATGAAAAGATAAGCCTCAAAGCAATTTCTTTCAATTTGTTCTAATTTACAAGACTAAAAATATGACAGTGGTTATCATAAAATGCTACTCAAGATAAcaacattaatttaaaataaagagaagtAAGAAACAGCTGTCATTTCATCATGGCAAGTACCTTTTCTTGTGCTTTGTTCATTATAGCTTGATTCTTAGAAGCTATAGTAAGTGTGCCATCACTAACAGACAATCGTGCACCTAGATTAGTCAAAGATATAACAGCATCGTTAGAAACATTTCCTTAAAGTAAAACAGAGAGTTTAATCAAATCAACCAACATGCAATGCCTACTGTTTCCCATACAAAATAGTGCATAGTCTAGGGGCACAAAAAGTAATTGGTAATTCTCCGCAccaatagacataacaagtgcTGTTGTCAATTCCTGTAAGTGATGCTGCAGCAAGATAAATACATAAAatcatctataaaaaaaagCTTAGACTGGGCTTAACAAATGAAACACCGCTATATTAAAAAGGTATAAATTAGTAATATAAATTGCTTCCTGCCTTGAATGAGTATGGCCAATATTAGCAAGTCTAACCAGCAATTTTTACCAAATAATTTTGCAACTCCCATAAGTTTAAATTGGGTCAAACTGTCAAACAATAACACCTCCAACCATGAAGATGGTGCAAAACATCATTATGCTATTTACTGTCTCTGTAAGAATGCATTTCAATAAGAAAACTTGAGAACTAGATATTGAAAAGACAGAATTTCCTATTTATCAAAGGGTAGTGCATGTGCAGCAATTTAGTTCAAAAAAAATACTCATATGAGGGATTAAATAATTGACAAATAACTAAGACCTGTTTCCTCTTCAATTTTTCTCTTAAGAACGCCAAGAGGACCAATCAGCTGGCGAAGAGTCTCGTTGCTGAATTTAAAAGTAGCTGCATCGTGGAAAACAATTTTGAGGTCAAGCGCATTAAAAACAGTCAGCAGAACATGGTCAAGTAATTTGTACATAAAAGACGCACAAAAATTGTTTAAGAATTAACCTAGTCGAGGGCGAGTCTCGTCATTTTGAATACGTGGTGCATTAATTTCTCGTTCCATGTGGTCAAGGATTTGAAGACGGCCTTTCAGAGCATGATCCAAACTCTCACAAATGATTTCCAAAGGAATTCCAGCTGGTTTTATATCCAATTGAATTGCCATAACACCATTACGTGTTCCAGCAATTTTAAAGTCCATGTCCCCCAAATGATCTTCCAGCCCCTGACGAAATCAAACATCCACAGGTAGAATTCGCATTGgttaaaaattatatcattagACATAATATCATAAGACATGCACAGAAGTCCTAAGAAATCAAAATTGCTTAATCAAAGTAAAGGTCTAAAGTAAAGATTGACAAAATCTTAAGTTATCAGGAAGGAAGAAAAGTAAGTCAAAGTTTATACCATCTTTCGAGAACTATTAGTACCTATATTAGAAGACCCACACACGCAAACACAAACATGAAGTATCTACAGTGCAATAAAGAGATTCAAGAATCTTACCAGAATATCAGTCAATATGCGATAGTCCTTAATTGCACCAGTTGAGGGGTCAACTTCACTAACGAGCCCCACAGAAACACCAGCTACGTGTTCTCTTAATGGAATGCCAGCATCCATCAAAGCCATGCTACCTATCCGGGGAAAAACAAATGGAGCATTCTGAGTGATGCTAGCCATTCTACAATTAACATAAGGCTTTCATGCAACAGACACAGAAAACAGATTCATATTGCCGAGGAATCAGTTACTTCGTCACTAAAGAATTAAATTCAACACAGAAACCAAATAAACTCATGACCCATAACCAGCTAGTGCACAAGAAAGAACAACTCCAGAATTTCAAGCAAATAAAAAACTCTAAATTTACATGCCAAGCAAAACACATAACTAACTGTAGGttgaaacataaaaaggttACCTCCACAAACAGTCGCCATTGATGTTGAACCATCTGATGCCATGACTTCTGAATTAATACGGACAGCATATGGAAAATCATCTTCAGGAGGCAAAACACCAAGTAAAGCTTTCTCAGCAAGAGTTCCTATATAAGACAAAGACAACAGAAGCAACTTACTGGGTTGgaagatttttgaaatttttattccTTAATCAGACTGTTAAATGAGATTTGAATTTGATGAGATGAAAAAAAGAAAGTTGCATGTTAAGATAGAGAGCAATAATGAATTCTGTCACCTTAACGCTAGTTTTTCTAAATTCTTGCATTCTTATGCGGGTGAGAAAATAATAGAAGAAAACTAATTATGTATCACATCAGAGAAGGCTACCAAATATTCCTGATATTGGCAGTTCAGAATAGGACAAGAAAAATGCAAGCATTTAGTGATAGAAAATCGAAATGTTAAAGTCGAGAGAAGACGACTGATGAAATAAGACTCAAGCTGCCCAATACTGTTGCTGAAGTTAAAGCAATAAACTGTACGTTAGTTTACCATGCCCCACTTCACGCCTATTCAGGCCAGCACGTTTACCAACTTCATTGATTGAATATGGTGGAAAAGTGTAATGAAGCATGAAGCGCTTTGTTGAAGGTCCAACCAAGGATTCCAAGCGCTGAGCATCTCCAGGGGCTCCAAGTGTCACAGTACAAAGAACCTACGTATAGTATTAAGTTTTTTTGTCATTAATCAAAATTACACAAGTACAACATAATTTAGAATATAGATCATTATCCTTTATGTATGTATACCGACTTGAGTATCTCCCCGATTAAAAAGTGCAGATCCATGCAATTGAGGCAGATGACCAGCCTCACAATATAAAGGCCTAACTTCATCAAGACCTCTTCCATCGACTCTAAATCCTTCTGAAATAATCCTCCTGCGGACAACCTGATATTTTATGATATTGAAGAAATTGCAAATATGTGAGAAACAATCCAGGTGGTAAATTCAAATCCTCGTATCAGAAGAAGCAATAAAGCATTATTTGCAATAGAACTACATTAAACAGAACACAACTAATAGAAAATTTAGTTGTGGACCCAAAAATTCAAAGGTAAACCAATCTATTTAATTCAGCCTCAAGTCCAACTCAGAttgtttcaaaaataaaaacagagaCATGAACACTGTGCACCCTGATGACAGTTCATCATTTCATAACtaaagaaagataaaaaaaatggatcaTTCCTGTCAATTTCTCTTCAATGATGTATTATCAGAATATAAACAATAAACCAAATAAGCTCTATGTTCTTCTATAGACAACTTACATGTTTCCTCACTGTGTCTACTGCCTTTGGAAGAACTCGTAGGCTCTCTTCGTCGCATTCTTCCTCAAGTGTTCTTTTTACATCTTGTGTAATGTTCTCTAAAGCCTCGCCACGTTCAAACTGAATAAGCGAATAACATAACACAAAATCAGGAAAAAAAATCTTGCATGTAAAATACATGCATAAACACAAATGAATACATGCATGCATGCACAAAACAAATGGCTTCATAATAATAATCCCTTGTGTGTGTTTCATAGAGGAAGAAGATGCACCTTGCCATATGAGGAATCAGTAAAAACAGCTTCAATCTGTTTTTCTGATAAATTTCTGACTTTCTCTAATGTTCTTTCAGACACCATATATAGTTTATAGTCCTTCTTATTCTTCCCAGCTTTGGCAGCAAGTCTAAACTGAGGTTCAAGATATTTAACCGCCTGGAAGATCAAAAGACAAGGATCATAATACTGCCTTCCCAGTATCAGAATCTGAAGGAGAGATACAATTCTGCAGGACTGACCTCTGGATGTGCCAATCGTAATCCCGCTTTCAGATCATTTTCTGATATTTCACGAGCTTGTACATCTATCATTAATGTTTTGTCCTTCGTACAGGCATACACTAAGTTCAGATCACTCAAGCTAAGCTGCATTATATACCAATAAGTAGTGTTCAGATAAATGACAAAATTGGAAATCCATGTATACTTGTAATCATAGTTGTTTAAGGCATGCCTAAGGCAAGAGACGCTAGTGGTACCAAAATCAGAACATCCTAATTTAGAAAGGGGGTGTAATTTTCAGTTTCCAAATTAAGAGCGAGGAAGTCCTTGCACTCCCTTAGGGACAAGCTGGTTACTTATATGAGTCTCGATCGACAGCAGAAATAGCCATATGACCACTTCCAGGACCAAACTTTGCTGTATGAATTATAGATGAAGTAGACATTGATGAAATGTAAAAGAATCCTTCAATCCAACAAGTGGTAGGAGAAATCAAAGAAGGAGCCTTTCAGTTCCTCTTAAAAATCCAGCAACCACAAAATCTGGTTTTAGGAGTCACTGGGGTGAATCCCGTTCATTTATACATTATGAAAAAACTATGAACATGTAAAGTATTCCCCATACCTAAATGACTAATAATAGATAATCTGGTTCTTCCAATCAAAAAGCCAATTAAACTGTGAAACCCTTCCTATACAAGAAATACTATTCATACTTGAAAAAGTTGTCATGTTCATCAATCTTGTCTCTCAGGCTAAATGCTCCATCTCAAAACTCAACAATGTACTTGAAATAAGGTTGAACTAAGGCTACACAACATTTAAGAAATGCATATCTACATGATTAATTTTCTAAGatcataaatttttttccattgtGTCTAAGATGAAGATACCACAAAAGTCACCAATGATTCAAATGTCTTTCCCAAACGCTTTGAATATAGAGAAAGTAAACAAAAAATGACATAAGCGTGACATGAATCTCATCCTCAAGAACTAAAAGAAGTGAAAATCAAGACAAACAATCTAAACATAGCACATTTGCTTTTAATATTACCTCATCCATTGTTGGATTAACAATAAATTTTCCAGAAATTCTTCCTATGCGTATCACCCCAATAGGTCCACCCCAAGGAATATCTGATAACATAAGAGCAGCAGATGTAGCATTAGCAGCCATTACATCTGGATCTTGTTTCCCATCAGAAGAAAGAACACTTGCCATTACCTGTCAATTAATGATATATTTCAAGAGACGTcgcataaaaaataaaaaataaaaaataaaaaataaaaaataaaaaataaaactcggAGACCGAAATTATACCTGAACTTCATGGAAAAATCCTGCAGGAAAGAGGGGTCGAATAGGTCGATCAATTAAACGACCGCATAAAAGCTCTCGTTCTTTCGGAGCACCTTCCCTTCGCATATAGGAATTAGGAATTACACCCTGAGCAAATTGCTTCTCTTGATAGTCAACCTTTATAGAAAAGATTTTGAAAATCCATGTCAgcacaaaaaaaaatacacaaaacaAAAACAGAGAAACATCATTCAAGAGACCATTTTGCAATTAGCAGAGTATTAAGCAACTAATCCTTGATTAAAGTATAAGACTATTAGCCAAAGAATTCAACTAAAAAATTCATTGTTGCAAAACCGTGAAATTTTCTTCGAAAGGCCTTATTTTCTAAGCTGTAATGAGTAAATATAATTCAATTCCTACATTTTTGGACTTCCCAAACACTATAttacttcaaaaaaaaaaatcataacgttcTATGTCATTTCGAAATGATAATTCgcgtaataaaataaattaatcagcaaaaaacattacgaatataacatatatacagAGTAAGTATGAAGCATACAGTGAGAGGTAAAAAATCACGAGTTGAGTCGCCTTTAGAGGAAGTAACAGTAGACAGAACTTTAGTTTCATCCATACCCAAAACGACAGCGCCGTTTGCAAACCGGGCAATTTTGCCAGTTTCTAAGGTAACAGTGGTTGATCCAATCTCGAATTCTTCTTTAAAAGACTCGAGGACCTTGGTGCCGGCGGCGAGCGGCGGAGGCTCGTGATCGGAAGCGGCGAAGCCTAGACGGCCGCTGCAGATGGTGCGGAAATTGAGGGATGGCCATGTGAGAAAGTGAGGGAGTGAATTAAGAAGTGGGTTTGATTTGGTTCTTGCTATTATGGACGACATTGAAACAAACAGAAGAAACaaagggtttagggtttaaggCAGGGTTTTAGCGCGCAAGGAGAGAGATGATGGTGACATGAGAAATGTGAGATTTAGTGAGTGACGATTCTGTGTGCCCGTTTGTAGGCTagatgtttttagttttttttttttgagcaaattattATGAGGTCTCTtacatatatcataattaatagtTCGATACCATTTGTTTGAAAATATTAGGCCAAACCCATCTAgaagtccctgtactttacactttttttccgTAGATCCTTgtacttcatttttatattatctgatccctttatttacttatttttatttttcaggtcctttttgagttttttccagtcattttgtgtgactggaggaaaaaaagattgtaagtataggaactggaggaaaaaaatatttgtaagtagagggactggaaaaaattcaaaaagaacctgaaaatcaaaaataggtaagtagaaggaccagataatacaaaaatgaagtataaggatttacggaaaaaaaagtgtaaagcaTAAGGGCCTCTATGTGGGTTaagccaaaatattatttaattgtccTTTATTTTCAATTCTGTCAACTGTTAAACTCTTCTGTTAATTTGGgataccaaatcgttaacagaattgaaaatgaggtatcaaattgtttgaaagtgaggtatcaaatcgttaacaaaattaaaaatgaaaaattaaatcgtTAACGAAATTGAAAGTGGGGTATcaaattatttgaaagtaagtGCCAAAAATTAACGAGGGCCTAATAGTTAACAGAATTAGAATCGAGagaacattaagaaaaaaatttaaacaaaaagtatcaaattattaattatgatacAATTAGAGGACtttagaataatttattttcttttttttttttcatgaaaaaatgtattttttcaCCTTAACATTGGAGAAGATA is part of the Mercurialis annua linkage group LG3, ddMerAnnu1.2, whole genome shotgun sequence genome and encodes:
- the LOC126673972 gene encoding polyribonucleotide nucleotidyltransferase 2, mitochondrial, with protein sequence MSSIIARTKSNPLLNSLPHFLTWPSLNFRTICSGRLGFAASDHEPPPLAAGTKVLESFKEEFEIGSTTVTLETGKIARFANGAVVLGMDETKVLSTVTSSKGDSTRDFLPLTVDYQEKQFAQGVIPNSYMRREGAPKERELLCGRLIDRPIRPLFPAGFFHEVQVMASVLSSDGKQDPDVMAANATSAALMLSDIPWGGPIGVIRIGRISGKFIVNPTMDELSLSDLNLVYACTKDKTLMIDVQAREISENDLKAGLRLAHPEAVKYLEPQFRLAAKAGKNKKDYKLYMVSERTLEKVRNLSEKQIEAVFTDSSYGKFERGEALENITQDVKRTLEEECDEESLRVLPKAVDTVRKHVVRRRIISEGFRVDGRGLDEVRPLYCEAGHLPQLHGSALFNRGDTQVLCTVTLGAPGDAQRLESLVGPSTKRFMLHYTFPPYSINEVGKRAGLNRREVGHGTLAEKALLGVLPPEDDFPYAVRINSEVMASDGSTSMATVCGGSMALMDAGIPLREHVAGVSVGLVSEVDPSTGAIKDYRILTDILGLEDHLGDMDFKIAGTRNGVMAIQLDIKPAGIPLEIICESLDHALKGRLQILDHMEREINAPRIQNDETRPRLATFKFSNETLRQLIGPLGVLKRKIEEETGARLSVSDGTLTIASKNQAIMNKAQEKIDFIIGRELEIGGVYKGVVMSIKEYGAFVEFNGGQQGLLHISELSHKPVSKVSDVVSVGQQLSLMCIGRDVRGNIKLSLKASTPHVRSETNIVEGSVPNVKEKPKVWASVDNVSDGQDKKTPVTEFSANSNVVDSTTSSSPAFLIRSIEDCDEEEKAADPSQGSKNETENSPASKRARKSKTKPPKKDNSPSTVSSANMPSHPKNKVKNEETEVESCVSARNLKLKTKVSAKVHQIRRHGLVLDLGGKLRGMLRFEKNCKREFEVGDELQVECTSFSSKGIPVMALLDDE